A section of the Acanthopagrus latus isolate v.2019 chromosome 20, fAcaLat1.1, whole genome shotgun sequence genome encodes:
- the LOC119010165 gene encoding uncharacterized protein LOC119010165: MPTPVPTRKLLKEYLDDLNDERLREFHWHLWQIEIDGSRHIPESKLPKNSTREATVDKLVEAFGEDGAVERTVDTLYEMKCNDLASKLVQAKMDKSLEQKADKPETSAGEKPRKVDPIFPENLCCFFDKHMVQQCGHSRLIHKVLKSHILGERSLSEQLKHEVDPLFGYDYVNDTDIFMSAPSTFREKQEALKDVKQWRDSSIEQILTQSDFEEKQIMNDFKRLHDFLNEEEKNRRAALRKQTRQKIRRTNLIADTTEDIFLLSDSKANRRFRVNKRITGTLQVCTVFIISVLLAVGIGWTIFATPATCVEASGKPSARSLGEDVKQHKKNGSDVQ; the protein is encoded by the exons ATGCCCACACCTGTGCCAACCCGAAAGTTGCTGAAAGAATACCTGGATGATTTGAATGATGAAAGGCTGAGGGAATTTCATTGGCACTTGTGGCAGATTGAGATAGATGGATCCCGACACATCCCGGAGTCCAAGCTGCCAAAGAATTCTACAAGAGAGGCAACTGTGGATAAACTGGTGGAGGCTTTTGGGGAAGATGGTGCTGTGGAGAGGACAGTAGATACTTTATATGAGATGAAGTGTAATGACCTTGCCTCAAAGCTAGTTCAAG CCAAAATGGACAAAAGCCTGGAACAGAAAGCAGATAAGCCAGAGAcctctgcaggagagaaaccaAGAAAAGTTGATCCCATCTTCCCAGAGaatctctgttgtttttttgataaacaTATGGTGCAGCAGTGTGGACACAGTCGGCTCATTCACAAAGTCTTGAAGAGCCACATCCTTGGGGAACGCTCACTTTCTGAGCAGTTAAAACATGAAGTCGACCCTCTGTTTGGATATGATTATGTAAACGACACAGATATATTTATG tctGCGCCCAGTACCTtcagagagaagcaggaagCTTTAAAAGATGTCAAACAATGGCGTGATTCATCGATTGAGCAGATTTTG ACTCAGAGCGACTTCGAAGAGAAGCAGATTATGAACGACTTCAAGAGGCTTCATGACTTTCTCAACGAAGAGGAAAAGAACAGAcgagctgcattaagaaaacaaacaagacagaagaTCCGTAGGACAAATTTGATCGCTGACACGACTGAAGACATATTCTTGCTCTCTGACAGTAAAGCCAATCGAAGGTTCCGGGTCAACAAAAGAATCACAGGG ACTTTGCAGGTCTGTACGGTTTTCATAATAAG CGTACTTTTGGCTGTGGGGATTGGTTGGACAATTTTCGCAACGCCAGCTACATGTGTCGAAGCCAGTGGAAAACCTTCCGCTCGCAGTCTTGGAGAAGATgtgaaacaacataaaaaga ACGGAAGTGACGTTCAGTGA